One genomic segment of Agromyces intestinalis includes these proteins:
- a CDS encoding glycosyltransferase family 2 protein gives MSPAVDVVIAAHDPGRRVDRAVASVLDASRVAVRATVVAHGIPRVALEPQLSAVLDDPRLRIVEFADGVRSPAGPFRHGLALADGEFVAVLGSDDFLEPGAVDGWAAFAEASGTDYLIAPMRDQGGARWRDPLTRPFRRTRLDPVRDRLDYRAAPLGLIRRSYLERLGIGLTEGLATGEDIELGLALVNLGGRVDAPADVPAYVIGADAPQRVTLLARPASDELEALRRLSGVAWPTELAAARRRAIAIKLWRMNVIPAMLVRPSAGEWSAADLDALAAVAGWLRRLSPEASRSLSRTEATLAEAADARDAGAIERAGAAARAAGPAERVLTRRLVDALGTDTLARRVLRLRFGRAAG, from the coding sequence ATGAGCCCGGCCGTCGACGTCGTCATCGCGGCGCACGACCCCGGACGCCGCGTCGACCGTGCCGTCGCGTCGGTCCTCGACGCTTCGCGCGTGGCCGTGCGCGCCACGGTCGTCGCACACGGCATCCCGCGCGTCGCGCTCGAACCCCAGCTCTCGGCGGTGCTCGACGACCCGAGGCTGCGGATCGTCGAATTCGCCGACGGCGTGCGGTCGCCCGCCGGTCCGTTCAGGCACGGTCTCGCCCTCGCCGACGGCGAGTTCGTCGCGGTGCTCGGGTCCGACGACTTCCTCGAGCCGGGCGCCGTCGACGGCTGGGCGGCGTTCGCCGAGGCATCCGGCACCGACTATCTGATCGCCCCGATGCGCGACCAGGGTGGCGCGCGCTGGCGCGACCCGCTGACCCGGCCCTTCCGCCGAACCCGTCTCGATCCCGTACGCGACCGGCTGGACTACCGCGCGGCGCCGCTCGGACTGATCCGCCGCTCGTACCTCGAGCGGCTCGGCATCGGGCTGACCGAGGGGCTCGCCACCGGCGAAGACATCGAGCTCGGGCTCGCGCTCGTCAACCTCGGCGGGCGGGTCGACGCTCCCGCCGACGTCCCGGCGTACGTCATCGGCGCCGACGCGCCGCAGCGGGTGACCCTGCTGGCCCGGCCGGCGAGCGACGAGCTCGAGGCGCTGCGCCGGCTCTCGGGCGTCGCCTGGCCGACCGAGCTCGCTGCCGCGCGTCGCCGTGCGATCGCGATCAAGCTCTGGCGCATGAACGTCATCCCCGCCATGCTCGTGCGCCCCTCGGCGGGCGAGTGGAGCGCCGCTGACCTCGACGCGCTCGCCGCAGTGGCGGGCTGGCTCCGACGGCTCTCGCCCGAGGCATCCCGGTCGCTGTCGCGCACCGAAGCCACGCTCGCCGAAGCCGCCGACGCCCGCGATGCCGGTGCGATCGAGCGCGCGGGCGCAGCCGCCCGGGCGGCCGGGCCCGCCGAACGGGTGCTGACGCGCCGGCTCGTCGACGCGCTCGGCACCGATACGCTGGCGCGCCGGGTGCTGAGGCTGCGGTTCGGCAGGGCGGCCGGATGA
- a CDS encoding ABC transporter ATP-binding protein: MKLLWSTLRQLLPLLPAGARRFFLIYIVLTSALTLLDVGAMSLLALIITPIVTGAAINLPFIGELPATAAPVLVLIACVLIIVKSALSVGLHWIATRRFAHYELLIGRRLFSGYIHSSWEERSKRSVAEITRIADAGIANTIQGFILPLALIPGSFLTFILILVILIVAQPLTAVIAFVYLGLIALMVNNFVTKRALVAGRVNLNASYRVAIFMTEMVEALKEITLRNRLEQVMEVVTAERMRAVKARANGSFLSIIPKYSFEAALVGGFLLVGGSSFLIAGPEEAIVSVALFAITGFRLIPAINGMQSSIVASTASIPAAQDVIGDITRAEADEHGTDLAADRRELPEHPAVLSLREVRFQYPGASAHVLRGVDIDIPFGSSLGIVGPSGAGKSTLIDILLGLSTPTSGTLTIDGMPLGDVLRAWRGRVGYVPQRVALFDGSIAQNVALTWDQDFDVERVERALEMAQLSGMVAEREAGIHSRIGERGVALSGGQQQRLGIARALYADPLVLVLDEATSSLDTKTEDDVTRAIRGLQGQLTIVSVAHRLSTIKDYDRICYLDDGRVLGLDTFAGLARTVPAFGEQVALAGLAGEAFRS, from the coding sequence ATGAAGCTCCTCTGGTCCACCCTCCGTCAACTCCTGCCGCTGCTGCCGGCGGGGGCGAGGCGGTTCTTCCTCATCTACATCGTGCTGACGAGCGCGTTGACCCTGCTCGACGTGGGGGCGATGTCGCTGCTGGCGCTCATCATCACCCCGATCGTGACCGGGGCGGCGATCAATCTGCCGTTCATCGGCGAGCTGCCCGCCACGGCGGCTCCGGTGCTGGTGCTCATCGCATGCGTGCTGATCATCGTGAAGAGCGCCCTGTCGGTGGGGCTGCATTGGATCGCGACGCGGCGGTTCGCCCACTATGAGCTGCTCATCGGCCGGAGGCTGTTCAGCGGGTACATCCACTCATCGTGGGAGGAGCGCTCCAAGCGCAGCGTGGCCGAGATCACCCGCATCGCCGATGCCGGCATCGCGAACACGATCCAGGGGTTCATCCTCCCGCTCGCGCTCATCCCCGGCAGCTTCCTGACCTTCATCCTCATCCTCGTCATCCTGATCGTGGCGCAGCCGCTCACCGCGGTGATCGCGTTCGTCTACCTCGGCCTCATCGCGCTCATGGTGAACAACTTCGTCACCAAGCGGGCGCTGGTCGCCGGACGCGTCAACCTGAACGCGAGCTACCGCGTGGCGATCTTCATGACCGAGATGGTCGAGGCGCTGAAAGAGATCACGCTGCGCAACCGCCTCGAGCAGGTCATGGAGGTCGTGACCGCCGAGCGCATGCGCGCGGTCAAGGCGCGCGCGAACGGGTCGTTCCTCAGCATCATTCCGAAGTACTCGTTCGAGGCGGCGCTGGTCGGCGGGTTCCTGCTCGTCGGCGGCAGCTCGTTTCTGATCGCCGGTCCCGAGGAGGCGATCGTGTCGGTGGCGCTGTTCGCGATCACGGGCTTCCGTCTCATCCCCGCCATCAACGGCATGCAGAGCAGCATCGTCGCGTCGACCGCGAGCATCCCGGCCGCACAAGACGTGATCGGGGACATCACGCGCGCCGAGGCCGACGAGCACGGCACCGACCTCGCGGCCGACCGGCGCGAGCTGCCCGAGCACCCGGCGGTGCTGTCGCTGCGCGAGGTGCGATTCCAGTACCCGGGCGCGAGCGCCCACGTGCTGCGCGGCGTCGACATCGACATCCCGTTCGGCAGCTCGCTCGGCATCGTCGGTCCGTCGGGTGCGGGCAAGTCGACGCTCATCGACATCCTGCTCGGGCTGAGCACGCCGACCAGCGGCACGCTGACCATCGACGGGATGCCGCTCGGCGACGTGCTGCGCGCCTGGCGCGGTCGAGTCGGCTACGTGCCGCAGCGCGTGGCGCTGTTCGACGGGTCGATCGCCCAGAACGTGGCACTCACCTGGGATCAGGACTTCGACGTCGAGCGCGTCGAGCGCGCGCTCGAGATGGCGCAGCTGTCGGGCATGGTGGCCGAGCGCGAGGCCGGCATCCACTCGCGGATCGGCGAACGCGGCGTCGCACTCTCGGGCGGCCAGCAGCAGCGTCTCGGCATCGCACGCGCGCTGTATGCCGACCCGCTGGTGCTCGTGCTCGACGAGGCGACGAGCTCGCTCGACACCAAGACCGAAGACGACGTGACCCGAGCGATCCGCGGCCTGCAGGGCCAGCTCACCATCGTCTCGGTCGCGCATCGACTCTCGACCATCAAGGACTACGACCGCATCTGCTACCTCGACGACGGGCGGGTGCTGGGGCTCGACACCTTCGCGGGTCTCGCGCGCACGGTTCCGGCCTTCGGGGAGCAGGTCGCGCTCGCCGGGCTCGCCGGCGAGGCGTTCCGGTCATGA
- a CDS encoding glycosyltransferase family 4 protein — translation MTRLLILSFSPIASDARVLKQVEAFRDEYEVTTCGYGPAPEGVAQHIRIPDDVLHNVLNDRYIRWKTYRLAYWTLWSVAWVRRNVPRQGWDIVLADDVEAVPIALALRPSKGVHADLHEYSPLLHEDWEGWRAKITPYVEWICRTYVTKARSWTTVSGGLAREYERNFGFRPELVTNAAPYVEAEPHPTGAPIRLVHSGAAMHDRRLDDLVGGVVASSADVTLDLYLTPNQPAFVEHLRERAAESGGRVVVHDPVPYAQLSETLQRYDVGVHLLAPTNFNNRWALPNKLFDYVQARLGIVIGPSPEMVDVVGRYGLGAVTEGFTPDDLAATLDALTAADVDAWKRASHEHARELSAQTQVEVWKRAIAAIAAA, via the coding sequence ATGACGCGACTGCTCATCCTCTCGTTCTCGCCGATCGCCTCCGATGCGAGGGTCCTCAAGCAGGTCGAGGCGTTCCGCGACGAGTACGAGGTGACCACGTGCGGGTACGGCCCGGCGCCCGAGGGCGTCGCGCAGCACATCCGCATCCCCGACGACGTGCTGCACAACGTGCTCAACGACCGCTACATCCGGTGGAAGACGTACCGGCTCGCGTACTGGACGCTGTGGTCGGTCGCGTGGGTGCGGCGCAACGTGCCCCGGCAGGGCTGGGACATCGTGCTCGCCGACGACGTCGAGGCGGTGCCGATCGCGCTCGCGCTGCGCCCCTCGAAGGGCGTGCACGCCGACCTGCACGAGTACTCTCCGCTGCTGCACGAGGACTGGGAGGGCTGGCGGGCGAAGATCACGCCCTACGTCGAGTGGATCTGCCGCACCTACGTCACGAAGGCCCGCTCGTGGACGACCGTGAGCGGCGGCCTCGCTCGCGAGTACGAGCGCAACTTCGGGTTCAGACCCGAGCTCGTGACCAACGCGGCCCCCTACGTCGAGGCCGAGCCGCACCCGACCGGCGCGCCGATCCGCCTCGTGCACTCGGGCGCCGCGATGCACGACCGCAGGCTCGACGACCTCGTGGGCGGCGTCGTCGCCTCGAGCGCCGATGTCACCCTCGACCTGTACCTGACTCCGAACCAGCCCGCGTTCGTCGAGCACCTGCGCGAGCGGGCCGCCGAGTCGGGCGGCCGCGTCGTCGTGCACGATCCCGTGCCCTACGCGCAGCTCTCCGAGACGCTGCAACGGTACGACGTGGGCGTGCACCTGCTCGCCCCGACGAACTTCAACAACCGCTGGGCGCTGCCGAACAAGCTCTTCGACTACGTGCAGGCGCGGCTCGGCATCGTGATCGGCCCGTCGCCCGAGATGGTCGATGTGGTCGGCCGGTACGGACTCGGCGCGGTCACCGAGGGGTTCACGCCCGACGACCTGGCTGCGACGCTCGACGCGCTCACCGCCGCCGACGTCGACGCGTGGAAGCGGGCGTCGCACGAGCATGCCCGAGAGCTGTCCGCCCAGACCCAGGTCGAGGTCTGGAAGCGCGCCATCGCCGCGATCGCGGCCGCGTGA
- a CDS encoding glycosyltransferase family 4 protein: MRVTLVSRIFSPEPAAASFRLRALTAALAVSGDEVRVLTTTPPPGAPADEPVPGVEVRRAPVLRDRTGYVRGYASYLSFDVPAFFRVLFGRRADAIVVEPPPTTGFVVRIAAAIRRVPYVYYAADVWSDAAASTGAPSFVVRTVRAMERFALRGAGAVIAVTEGVGERVGELAPKARVEVVRNGIDTEVFRPVEASVPRAAVAVYAGTTSEWQGADLFIRAMPAVRARVPEAVLVFLGQGSAWRELEQLAATIAPGAVEFHPPVAAAEASRRLADARAGLVSLKPGIGYDFAVPTKILATAATGTPVVLAGPRGPAAEMVRRGALGDAVDYDVHAVAERLAARLADDAPAAERDDRVRWVRENASAAVSAGRAAAVVRTVGSRR, from the coding sequence ATGCGTGTCACGCTCGTCAGCCGGATCTTCTCCCCGGAACCCGCCGCCGCGTCGTTCCGGCTGCGCGCGCTGACCGCCGCGCTCGCGGTGTCGGGCGACGAGGTGCGCGTGCTCACCACCACCCCGCCGCCGGGCGCCCCGGCCGACGAGCCCGTGCCCGGCGTCGAGGTGCGCCGCGCGCCGGTGCTGCGCGATCGCACGGGCTACGTGCGCGGCTACGCGAGCTACCTGAGCTTCGACGTGCCGGCGTTCTTCCGGGTCCTGTTCGGGCGGCGCGCCGACGCGATCGTGGTCGAGCCGCCGCCGACGACGGGGTTCGTGGTGCGCATCGCGGCGGCGATCCGGCGGGTGCCGTACGTCTACTACGCCGCTGACGTCTGGTCGGACGCCGCGGCCTCGACCGGCGCGCCGTCGTTCGTCGTGCGCACGGTGCGGGCGATGGAGCGGTTCGCGCTGCGCGGGGCCGGCGCGGTCATCGCCGTGACCGAGGGTGTGGGCGAGCGCGTCGGCGAGCTGGCGCCGAAGGCGCGCGTCGAGGTGGTGCGCAACGGCATCGACACCGAGGTGTTCCGCCCGGTCGAGGCATCCGTCCCGCGCGCCGCCGTCGCGGTCTACGCGGGAACGACGAGCGAGTGGCAGGGCGCCGACCTCTTCATCCGCGCGATGCCCGCGGTGCGCGCGCGGGTGCCCGAGGCCGTGCTCGTCTTCCTCGGCCAGGGGTCGGCGTGGCGCGAGCTCGAGCAGCTCGCCGCGACGATCGCGCCCGGTGCCGTCGAGTTCCACCCGCCGGTCGCGGCGGCCGAGGCATCCCGTCGCCTGGCCGACGCCCGCGCCGGGCTGGTGAGCCTGAAGCCGGGCATCGGCTACGACTTCGCGGTGCCGACGAAGATCCTCGCCACCGCCGCGACCGGCACTCCGGTCGTGCTCGCCGGGCCTCGGGGCCCCGCGGCCGAGATGGTGCGGCGTGGCGCGCTCGGCGACGCCGTCGACTACGACGTGCACGCGGTCGCCGAGCGCCTCGCGGCGCGTCTCGCCGACGACGCGCCCGCCGCGGAACGAGACGACCGGGTGCGCTGGGTGCGCGAGAACGCCTCCGCCGCGGTGAGCGCCGGGCGCGCGGCCGCGGTGGTCCGCACGGTCGGGAGCCGGCGGTGA
- a CDS encoding Gfo/Idh/MocA family protein: MAALRAGLLGVGAMGRHHARVLREIDGVDLVAIADPGGDRHGVAAPLDVLPDIEALIAAGIDIAVVAVPTAFHEDAALKLADAGVHTLVEKPIAHSIEAGRRMVDAFASRGLVGAVGHVERFNPALQELRSHLEAGDLGEVYQISTRRQSNFPTRIADVGVAKDLASHDIDLTAWVAQSPYASVYAQTAFKSGRSHEDMISVTGRLANGVIVNHIVNWLSPMKERLTVVTGDRGSYVADTSTGDLTFYANGTIPLEWESVSSFRGVSEGDVTRYAFAKREPLRVEHEAFRDAVLGRTSQLVTLEQGQRTLEVVEGALESARTGVPVRF, translated from the coding sequence ATGGCCGCGCTGCGAGCCGGGCTGCTCGGCGTCGGCGCGATGGGTCGCCACCACGCCCGGGTGCTGCGCGAGATCGACGGCGTCGACCTGGTCGCGATCGCCGACCCCGGCGGCGACCGGCACGGCGTGGCAGCACCGCTCGACGTGCTGCCCGACATCGAGGCGCTCATCGCCGCGGGCATCGACATCGCCGTCGTCGCCGTGCCGACGGCGTTCCACGAGGACGCGGCGCTGAAGCTCGCCGACGCCGGCGTGCACACCCTCGTCGAGAAGCCGATCGCGCACTCGATCGAGGCTGGGCGCCGCATGGTCGACGCGTTCGCCTCGCGCGGGCTCGTCGGGGCGGTCGGCCACGTCGAGCGCTTCAACCCCGCCCTGCAGGAGCTGCGCAGCCACCTCGAGGCCGGTGACCTCGGCGAGGTGTACCAGATCTCGACGCGACGGCAGAGCAACTTCCCGACCCGCATCGCCGATGTCGGCGTCGCGAAAGACCTCGCGTCGCACGACATCGACCTGACGGCGTGGGTTGCGCAGAGCCCCTACGCATCGGTGTACGCGCAGACCGCGTTCAAGAGCGGGCGAAGCCACGAGGACATGATCTCGGTGACGGGCCGGCTCGCGAACGGCGTCATCGTCAACCACATCGTCAACTGGCTGAGCCCCATGAAGGAGCGGCTGACCGTGGTCACGGGCGACCGCGGCTCGTACGTCGCCGACACCTCGACGGGCGACCTCACGTTCTACGCGAACGGCACGATCCCGCTCGAGTGGGAGTCGGTCTCGTCGTTCCGCGGCGTCTCCGAAGGCGATGTCACGAGGTACGCGTTCGCCAAGCGCGAGCCGCTGCGCGTCGAGCACGAGGCGTTCCGTGACGCGGTGCTCGGCCGAACCAGTCAGCTCGTCACCCTCGAGCAGGGCCAGCGCACCCTCGAGGTCGTCGAAGGTGCGCTGGAGTCGGCGCGCACCGGGGTGCCGGTGCGCTTCTGA